The window TATAGATGTCTTTcaaccgcttaaactaaaaataaaaagaaaatatatatatatatatatatatatatatatatatatatatatataattgtgtataatcagTATATATTTTCCGTTAAGAAAAAGTAAACAGTGAATTCtgtcggctatttgtgtaaagctCCCTATTATTGTCTTAGGCCCAAGTCCATAGTATGAATGATCCATGTTCTAAATGTAGCCCGGCAATCTGAACATCACAGCAGCTTCAACCAAACACACCCTTGTCGCTTCTCTCCGGTACTGAAAATGCGGGTGTCCGTACGCCGGCCGATAGTCAcatctctcttctcctcctcccTATCTCTCCGCCCCATCTCCAGCTCCTCCGCCGCCGATCACCTTCCAGAAACCCTAACATCTCAATCGCCATCCTCCTCCGATGAACTCACAAACCCTACCCCTCGAACCCGAACCCGAACTCCAATGGAAAAACAGTTCGAATCATGGATTAACAATCTCAAACCCGGGTTTAAACCAGCTGACGTAAACGAAGCCTTGAGAGCTCAATCCGACCCGGACCTCGCCCTCGATATCTTCCGGTGGACCGGCCAACAGCGGAACTACAAGCACAACCACGTCACTTACTTAACCATGATTAACATCGCAGTCTCAAGTAAGCGTTACCGCGTCGGCGAAACACTAGTCGAGGAAGTCCTCGCCGGCGCTTGCCCGCCGAGCCTCCCACTGTACAATTCCATGATTAAATTTTGCTGCGGCCGTAAATTCTTATTTAACCGTGCATTTGATATTTACAAGAAAATGACAAAATGTGAAGAAGCTAAGCCTTCACTAGAGACTTACAATTTGTTACTGAATGCCCTTCTCAGT is drawn from Nicotiana tabacum cultivar K326 chromosome 22, ASM71507v2, whole genome shotgun sequence and contains these coding sequences:
- the LOC107762408 gene encoding pentatricopeptide repeat-containing protein At3g25210, mitochondrial-like is translated as MIHVLNVARQSEHHSSFNQTHPCRFSPVLKMRVSVRRPIVTSLFSSSLSLRPISSSSAADHLPETLTSQSPSSSDELTNPTPRTRTRTPMEKQFESWINNLKPGFKPADVNEALRAQSDPDLALDIFRWTGQQRNYKHNHVTYLTMINIAVSSKRYRVGETLVEEVLAGACPPSLPLYNSMIKFCCGRKFLFNRAFDIYKKMTKCEEAKPSLETYNLLLNALLSKFNKLHVCYVYLHSVRSLAKQMKSFGVIPDTFALNMIIKAYSKCLEVDEAIRVYREMGLYGCEPDVFTYGYIAKGLCEKGRVNQGLEFFKKMRDKGFVPKGSTYMILVCSLALERRFEDAIEVVFDMLDNSLSPDQLTYKTVLEELCREGRGNYAFEILEEFKKRDSLMNEKTYKSLLNGLYFLNQD